In Papaver somniferum cultivar HN1 chromosome 1, ASM357369v1, whole genome shotgun sequence, a genomic segment contains:
- the LOC113294046 gene encoding guanosine nucleotide diphosphate dissociation inhibitor At5g09550 gives MDEEYDVIVLGTGLKECILSGLLSVDGLKVLHMDRNDYYGGESTSLNLIQLWKKFRGDDKPPEQLGSSREYNVDMIPKFMMANGTLVRVLIHTDVTKYLNFKAVDGSFVYNKGKIHKVPATDVEALKSPLMGLFEKRRARKFFIYVQDYEENDPKSHEGLDLNKVTAREVISKYGLEDNTVDFIGHALALHKDDSYLDEPAMGFVKKMKLYAESLARFQGGSPYIYPLYGLGELPQGFARLSAVYGGTYMLHKPECKVEFDGDGKAYGVTSEGETAKGKKIVCDPSYLPDKVKKVGRVARAICIMSHPIPNTSDSHSVQVILPQKQLGRKSDMYLFCCSYAHNVAPKGKYIAFVSTEAETDHPDTELQPGIELLGPVDETFFDIYDRYEPTNKDIDDNCYISTSYDATTHFESTVTDVIAMYSRITGKELDLTVDLSAASAAANE, from the exons ATGGATGAAGAATACGATGTAATAGTTCTTGGAACTGGTCTCAAAGAATGTATCCTCAGTGGTCTTCTTTCTGTCGATGGATTAAAA GTATTGCATATGGATAGGAATGATTATTATGGAGGAGAATCCACCTCTCTAAATCTCATCCAG CTTTGGAAGAAATTCAGAGGCGATGACAAGCCCCCAGAGCAATTGGGTTCAAGCAGAGAGTACAATGTTGATATGATTCCCAAG TTCATGATGGCAAATGGTACCTTAGTCCGAGTTCTCATCCACACAGATGTTACTAAGTACCTGAATTTCAAAGCTGTTGATGGTAGCTTTGTGTACAACAAAGGGAAG ATACACAAAGTGCCAGCTACGGATGTGGAAGCCTTGAAATCTCCATTGATGGGATTGTTTGAAAAGCGTCGTGCTAGGAAGTTCTTTATTTATGTGCAAGATTACGAGGAGAATGATCCAAAATCTCATGAAGGGCTTGATCTGAATAAAGTTACTGCACGAGAAGTTATTTC GAAATATGGATTAGAAGATAATACGGTTGACTTCATTGGCCACGCTTTGGCACTACACAAAGATGATAGCTACTTGGATGAACCTGCTATGGGATTCGTCAAGAAAATgaag CTATATGCAGAGTCATTGGCACGTTTTCAAGGAGGATCTCCTTATATTTATCCACTTTATGGTTTGGGTGAACTCCCACAG GGATTTGCTCGTCTCAGTGCTGTTTACGGTGGAACTTACATGCTTCACAAGCCAGAATGCAAG GTAGAATTCGACGGTGATGGGAAAGCATACGGCGTGACATCTGAAGGGGAAACTGCTAAAGGCAAGAAAATTGTATGTGACCCTTCGTATTTGCCTGACAAG GTTAAAAAGGTCGGAAGAGTCGCACGTGCTATTTGCATAATGAGTCATCCTATCCCAAACACCAGTGATTCTCACTCAGTTCAGGTTATTCTGCCTCAGAAGCAACTTGGACGCAAATCTGATAT GTACCTCTTCTGTTGCTCGTATGCCCACAATGTTGCACCAAAAGGAAAATACATAGCTTTTGTATCAACTGAAGCAGAAACTGACCATCCTGATACAGAACTGCAGCCTGGAATCGAACTACTTGGACCTGTTGATGAAACATTTTTTGACATTTATGACAGATATGAACCCACTAATAAGGACATAGATGACAACTGCTACATATCTACT AGTTATGATGCAACAACACACTTTGAGTCTACGGTTACTGACGTGATTGCAATGTATAGTCGAATTACCGGGAAG GAACTTGATCTGACAGTAGACCTGAGTGCTGCAAGTGCTGCTGCCAATGAATAA